The DNA segment GATCATAAGCGTTTCTAACGTAACCTGAAGGTGCTTTTTTGTCGTAAATACCAGGAGCATAAGGGTGCGCAACCACGTCGTATGGAACATAAGGCCATAGCTCAGCCCTTTTCCCTGTTCGATAAGTAATACGATTCACCACCTTTGAAGGCTCCACGTACCCTGTAACGGTTACTTTGTTTGCTTTCCGTTCAACTTCCACTTGTGTCACCCCTTTCATCCCTTCAACTGATCTCTTCACTTTTCTCTCACATCCTTCGCAGTCCATCTTCACTTTCACCTCCACCGTTTGGAACTGCTTGCGTTTTTTCTTGTATTTGGAGCTTCTTCGGTAAGTGCAGTCAAAGAGGTCGGAGATGTGATCGAGAACACCCATGTTGTATAAGCGTTTGATAATGTTGTTGTGTTACAAGTTCTACTTATGACTTCAAATATTTATAGAGATGATTGAGTGGACTAAAAAGCCATAATAGTAAACTAAAGTATCAGATAGTAATTAAGGATTATAAATCTGACTCGTCCATGTGTCTGTTTATTATTCGGTGTGTATGGTTAAGATTTCATTAGCGGAAATATGGTCGgtggttgtttttgtttttatgtgaTGTTTTCAAACTGCCGGCACGTATTATGAGGGTTGTTAGTCAAATATAGATAATGGGAAAGAAGGATTTAGTAAGGATATGGTGTGACATATTTTGATGTTACTGGAGGAGGAAACTGGAAGGAAGGAATGTAGAATGAATTTTCAGTAACCAGTAGCAGCAACTGCCGTATGGTATTTCATTTCCATCATTTCTCATATAAAACTTATCCAGATTTCATCATTAATAATATACAGTAaatcttttgaaaaagataaaagcattttttatttttttttagaaagcaagagatTATATTGATGACaaaactaagggttctccaacccgattacaaagAAAATCGGAAAACTCCGacagaaaaaaaaatacaaaccaattacGTTTATGAGAGAAAATACAAAGGATCCATACAAAATTTGTAAAAAGAGTAATTGAGATGTGTAATTTTCCCGCAAAACGACCACTTCCATACCAACAACTTGATGTCCCAAACAgtattattcacattccaagTCTCCTTACGGAAGCACCAACCATTCCTAACCGACCAAAGAATCCATGTTGTAGCCATCCAAACAACATCCAATTTTCTAACCTTCACatttttactataaaaaaaaGAGTGTCATTCCATAAAATTCgacaaacactcatcatcaaaatTGTCCTCTTTACCCACCCAAAAAACTATTTCTCCCCAAATATACTTTACCACCCAACATCCAAAAAATAAGTGATTCCTACTTTCCGAACAATATCCACAAAATGTACACTTTAAATCGTTCAAAGGAAAAGACATACCTCTAATCACCAAAAGGTCTTCATTGGAAGCCTATTATGAAGTAGTCTCCACCCAAAAGACTTTATCTTGAAAGGCACTTCCATCTTCCACAAAATGTCAAACGCTTCCTCATGCTTAATTGAAGGACCGTACGGTATGCGTAATTTCTCATAAAATTCATAACAAGAAGCTACCGAAAATTCCTTTTCCGGATTTCCCAACCACACAACTTTATCTTTTCCTTCCTTCCACCCTTCGAACTCCGCCAAGCACCCCCTCATGGACATGATATCCGCGTCAAGAACGGTATTCCCCGCTAAGTGGCCGGGAATCCCAAAATCCCTCCATTGCCACGAACCATTCACCCGTCCACCCATCGCGGCCACCAACACATGCTTTAAGCGAGATGCAAGAAATAAATTCGGGTAGACCTCTTTTAAAACTTTGTCTTCCAACCAATATGCTTCCCAAAAAGGAGTATTAAATCCGTCATGAATTATAAATCTACCACAAGCAACAATGGGGTCAATTAAAGAAGAGgaaaaaatctttaaaatatcCTTCCACCATAATGAACAAGAGGAAGCTACTTTTGAATCTCTTTCCAATCCAAAAACCTTTGAAGATAAGTCTCCGTATCGTGCCTTTAAAACATTGTACCACAAAGAATCTTGCCCTTGAAGTATCCGCCATCTCCACTTATTAAGAAGAGCCATATTAAACGTCGCCAAGTTCTTCACACCTAAACCTCCTTTATGCAAAGGAAGAGTGACATTCCCCCACTTTAGCCAATGAATACATCTTCTATCTTCCACTCCACCCC comes from the Vicia villosa cultivar HV-30 ecotype Madison, WI unplaced genomic scaffold, Vvil1.0 ctg.000938F_1_1, whole genome shotgun sequence genome and includes:
- the LOC131632366 gene encoding heavy metal-associated isoprenylated plant protein 26-like translates to MGVLDHISDLFDCTYRRSSKYKKKRKQFQTVEVKVKMDCEGCERKVKRSVEGMKGVTQVEVERKANKVTVTGYVEPSKVVNRITYRTGKRAELWPYVPYDVVAHPYAPGIYDKKAPSGYVRNAYDPNVSNLARASSAEVRYTTAFSDENPAACAVM